The sequence CGCCTTGTAGTGGGGCGCCAGCGCCGCGTTCTCGCCCGGAGGGATGTTGGAGAGCAGCTGCTTCTGCGCCTCCGGGTTCTTGGAGAGCTCCGTGGTGATGGGATCGTTGTCCAGGTACGTCACCTTCGCGGCCTCACAGGCCCGGGGGATCCACGGGGCGGGCTCACTCGGCTCGTTGGAGAAGACAATGACGAAGCGCTTCATCTCGGGGGCTCCCAGCGAAGGATGCGTCCATCATACCCTCCGCCCCGTCCTCCGCGAGTCCCCTCGCGCATCCTCCGAGGGCCTCACGCCACTCGGACCGTCCGGGTCTCTCCTGCCACGGTGAGCAGCCGCATCTCGCCGGCCACCCCCTTGAGCGCCACCGTCCCTACCTCCTGGACGCGGAAGGCCTCACCGAGCCGCCGTGCCACCTCCTCGCTGAAGAGCAGCGGCGGCCGGGGCTCGCGGGCCTGGCCCTCGATGCGCGAGGCCACGTTGACGGTGTGTCCAATGACCGTGAACTCCAGCCGATCCGGACTCCCCAGGTAGCCCGCCACCGCTTCGCCCGCGTGGATGCCGATGCCCGCGCGCAGCTGCACTCCGCGCTCGGCGAGCTTCGCGTTGTAGGCCTCCAGGCGCCGCTGCATCTCCAGCCCCGCGGAGACGGCCGCGACCGCCGGATCACCCTGCCCCGCCGTGAGTCCAAAGGTGGCGAGCACCGCGTCTCCGATGAACTTGTCCACCATGCCGCCGTGTTGCTGGATGGCGCCCACCATCTCCTGGAAGTAGCCGTTGAGCACTTCGATGAGGACCTCGGGCGACAGGGACTCGGACAGCCGCGTGAAGTCGCGCAGGTCGCTGAAGAGGACCACCATGTCCCTCCGGCTGCCGCCGAGCACCGCTGCCTTGCCGTGCTGCGCGTACTTCTCGATGAACTCGGTGGCGACCTGGGGCGAGACGAAGCGGCCGAACGCCTCGCGAATGCGCTCGCGGAGCTGGAGCCCTCCCGCCATCTCGTTGATGCCGGCGGCCACGAGGGACAGCTCGTCCGGGCGGCTCGTCGCGGCTCCTGGCTGGAAGTCTCCCGTGCCCACCCGGCGTATCGCCTCCAGCAGCTGCTCCGAGTCCCGGCGCAGGCTGCGGCCATAGGCCATGGCCACCGCGAGCGCTCCGCCCGTGAAGCCGATGGCAAGCCCCGCTGCCTCGAGGAGGTACTGCCGGTCGCCCTGGAGCTCGTAGATGAACCGCTGAAGCGTGAGCAGCAGGATGACCACGGGCACGGTGGTGAAGATGACGTAGCCCTCGATCAGCCGGCGCCCGAGCCGCTCTCGCAGCTGCGCCTCGGGAGACTGGGTGGGGCTGGCCGGCAGCGCGTGCTCGAAGAGGAGGTACTCCACCTGCGCGAGCAGCCCACCGCCGAGCAACCAGTAGCCCACGGCGAACTTGAGATGGCTGGGGGCGGGGAAGGTGGGGTAGCGCGTGGCGTGCACGACGATGCCCACCAGCCCCGTCAGCCCCCACGAGAGCACCGACAACAGCCAGGCCCGGCGCGCGGGCGTGCTCTTCTCCACCGAGCCGGGGATGAACCGCAGCAGCAGCTCGCGCAGGACGATGTGGAACAGCGACAGCGCGATGACGGTGCGCGCCAGCACCGGCGGAGACAGGCTGCAGATGAAGGTGCAGACCAGCCGCGCATAGACGAAGGTGAAGAGTCCCACGACGATGGAGCCCCCGATGAGCACCAAGCGGAGGAGGGGCGGAAGTCGAAGGGCTGGGGCAGACATCATGAGGGCAGCCTCGGGCGCGCGGCGCGCCGGGAAGACCCCTCGACTTTACTCTCAGTGGGTAGGCGGGGAGTAGGTGACGTCCGTCACCGTGTACTCCACGGCTCCACGCGGCCGCTCCACCTGGACGGACTCGCCCACCTCCTTGCCGAGCAGCGCACGCGCGAGCGGTGACTCCACACTGAGCCGGCCCGCCTTCACGTCCGCCTCGTCCGGGCCGACGATGCGGTAGCGCACCTCGGCGCCATCCTCATCCTCCAGAGAGACCCAAGCGCCGAAGAAGACGTGCCCTTCTTGAGAGGGCTCGGGCGTCACCACCCGCACC is a genomic window of Hyalangium minutum containing:
- a CDS encoding adenylate/guanylate cyclase domain-containing protein, which produces MMSAPALRLPPLLRLVLIGGSIVVGLFTFVYARLVCTFICSLSPPVLARTVIALSLFHIVLRELLLRFIPGSVEKSTPARRAWLLSVLSWGLTGLVGIVVHATRYPTFPAPSHLKFAVGYWLLGGGLLAQVEYLLFEHALPASPTQSPEAQLRERLGRRLIEGYVIFTTVPVVILLLTLQRFIYELQGDRQYLLEAAGLAIGFTGGALAVAMAYGRSLRRDSEQLLEAIRRVGTGDFQPGAATSRPDELSLVAAGINEMAGGLQLRERIREAFGRFVSPQVATEFIEKYAQHGKAAVLGGSRRDMVVLFSDLRDFTRLSESLSPEVLIEVLNGYFQEMVGAIQQHGGMVDKFIGDAVLATFGLTAGQGDPAVAAVSAGLEMQRRLEAYNAKLAERGVQLRAGIGIHAGEAVAGYLGSPDRLEFTVIGHTVNVASRIEGQAREPRPPLLFSEEVARRLGEAFRVQEVGTVALKGVAGEMRLLTVAGETRTVRVA
- a CDS encoding GreA/GreB family elongation factor, producing the protein MSKAFTKEDSGGDEGLVPVRPRTGQGEKRYITAEGYQALQEELAVLLAPEPSAEGQTELDAGVRKRERERRAQQLADTLEEVRVVTPEPSQEGHVFFGAWVSLEDEDGAEVRYRIVGPDEADVKAGRLSVESPLARALLGKEVGESVQVERPRGAVEYTVTDVTYSPPTH